The Sorangiineae bacterium MSr11367 genome window below encodes:
- the truB gene encoding tRNA pseudouridine(55) synthase TruB → MTSHDVVQRLRKRLKTRAIGHAGTLDPMATGVLVVAIGTATKLVPYLTLADKTYEVTVKLGVTTDSLDADGAVTEHAAVPADFAARLPEAIAREVERLEQVPPNVSAIHHEGMRAHELARQGREFQLAARPVQVRSIELLGAGESEFSARLTVEKGYYVRAFARDLAARLDTVGHVTSLRRTRSHPFTVEEACSLEAPDLDARILPLETAAARAMPAAQLTEQGARDAACGRAVAKENIAGVLSDAVHAWFDPTGKLVALGERRADERHFVVRGI, encoded by the coding sequence ATGACGAGCCACGATGTGGTGCAGCGGCTTCGGAAACGGCTGAAAACGCGGGCCATCGGGCACGCGGGCACGCTGGATCCGATGGCCACGGGCGTGCTCGTGGTGGCCATCGGGACGGCGACGAAGTTGGTGCCGTATCTGACCCTGGCCGACAAGACGTACGAGGTCACGGTGAAACTCGGCGTCACCACCGACTCGCTGGATGCCGATGGCGCCGTGACCGAGCACGCGGCGGTGCCGGCCGACTTCGCAGCGCGGTTGCCGGAGGCCATCGCGCGCGAGGTGGAACGCCTCGAGCAGGTGCCACCCAACGTGTCGGCGATCCACCACGAAGGGATGCGCGCCCACGAGCTCGCGCGCCAGGGCAGAGAGTTCCAGCTGGCCGCGCGCCCCGTGCAGGTGCGAAGCATCGAGCTGCTCGGCGCAGGCGAAAGCGAGTTCTCCGCGCGCCTCACCGTGGAGAAGGGCTACTACGTGCGCGCCTTCGCACGCGATCTCGCGGCGCGGCTCGACACGGTGGGCCACGTGACATCGCTCCGGCGCACGCGCTCGCACCCGTTCACCGTCGAGGAAGCCTGCTCGCTGGAAGCGCCCGATCTGGATGCGCGCATCCTGCCGCTGGAAACAGCGGCCGCGCGCGCGATGCCGGCAGCGCAGTTGACGGAGCAAGGCGCGCGCGACGCGGCATGTGGCCGCGCCGTCGCGAAGGAGAACATCGCCGGCGTCCTCTCCGACGCCGTGCACGCCTGGTTCGATCCCACCGGAAAGCTGGTGGCGCTCGGCGAACGACGCGCCGACGAGCGCCACTTCGTGGTCCGCGGGATTTAA
- a CDS encoding CoA-acylating methylmalonate-semialdehyde dehydrogenase, with protein sequence MDVVKHWIDNEAVDGGDRKGDVYNPATGEKTAQVVYASRGDVDRAVASAKKALESWGKASLAKRSRVLFAYRELVERNKDTIAKMLTSEHGKVLSDAGGEVQRGLEVIEFACGISELAKGEFSENVSTEVDSYSIRQPVGVCAGITPFNFPAMVPMWMYPIAIACGNTFVLKPSEKDPSVTNYCAELLKQAGLPEGVLNIVHGDKVAVDALLEHPDVGAVSFVGSTPIAKYIYETGTKNGKRVQALGGAKNHMVVLPDADMDLAADAAVSAGYGSAGERCMAISVLVTVGDAADKLLPKIRERMAALKIGNGLDPASEMGPLVTKEHLSRVVSYVEKGVAEGAKLVADGRTLKVKGHEKGFFLGPCLFDDVRPEMSIYQEEIFGPVLSVVRVPTYADAVKLIHEHVFANGVAIFTNDGGAARKFQSEVQVGMVGVNVPIPVPMAYYSFGGWKKSLFGDLHIYGRDGVRFYTRNKVVIARWPDPKFRGVNLGFPQNH encoded by the coding sequence ATGGACGTCGTCAAACATTGGATCGACAACGAGGCCGTTGACGGGGGGGATCGCAAGGGGGACGTATACAATCCCGCCACGGGCGAGAAGACGGCGCAAGTCGTCTATGCCAGCCGCGGGGATGTAGACCGCGCCGTCGCCTCCGCGAAGAAGGCGCTCGAATCGTGGGGCAAGGCCTCTCTGGCCAAGCGAAGCCGCGTGCTTTTCGCGTACCGCGAGCTCGTGGAGCGGAACAAGGACACCATCGCGAAGATGCTCACGTCGGAGCACGGCAAGGTGCTCTCCGACGCGGGCGGCGAGGTGCAGCGCGGGCTGGAAGTCATCGAGTTCGCCTGTGGGATTTCGGAGCTCGCCAAGGGTGAGTTCAGCGAGAACGTCTCCACGGAGGTCGATAGCTATTCGATCCGGCAGCCGGTGGGCGTGTGCGCCGGCATTACGCCGTTCAACTTCCCGGCGATGGTGCCGATGTGGATGTACCCCATCGCCATCGCATGCGGGAACACCTTCGTCCTCAAGCCGAGCGAGAAGGATCCTTCGGTGACGAATTACTGTGCCGAGCTGCTGAAGCAGGCGGGCCTTCCCGAGGGCGTCCTCAACATCGTGCACGGCGACAAGGTCGCGGTGGATGCCTTGCTCGAGCACCCCGACGTCGGGGCGGTGAGCTTCGTCGGCTCCACGCCGATTGCAAAGTACATCTATGAGACGGGCACCAAGAACGGCAAGCGCGTGCAGGCCCTCGGCGGGGCGAAGAACCACATGGTGGTGCTCCCCGACGCGGACATGGACCTCGCGGCCGACGCGGCGGTGAGCGCAGGCTACGGTTCGGCGGGCGAGCGGTGCATGGCCATCAGCGTGCTCGTGACGGTGGGCGACGCGGCCGACAAGCTTTTGCCGAAGATCCGCGAGCGTATGGCGGCGTTGAAGATCGGCAACGGCCTGGACCCGGCCAGCGAGATGGGGCCGCTGGTGACGAAAGAGCACCTCTCGCGCGTCGTGTCCTACGTGGAAAAGGGCGTGGCCGAGGGCGCGAAGCTCGTCGCCGACGGCCGCACCTTGAAGGTGAAAGGCCACGAGAAGGGCTTCTTCCTCGGCCCCTGCCTCTTCGATGACGTGCGTCCCGAGATGAGCATCTACCAGGAAGAGATCTTCGGCCCGGTTCTTTCGGTGGTGCGTGTTCCCACGTACGCCGACGCGGTGAAGCTCATTCACGAGCACGTCTTCGCCAACGGCGTGGCCATCTTCACCAACGACGGCGGCGCCGCGCGCAAGTTCCAGAGCGAGGTGCAAGTCGGCATGGTGGGCGTGAACGTGCCCATCCCCGTGCCGATGGCGTACTACTCCTTCGGCGGGTGGAAGAAGTCGCTCTTCGGCGATCTGCACATCTACGGCCGCGACGGCGTGCGCTTCTACACGCGCAACAAGGTGGTCATCGCGCGCTGGCCCGATCCGAAATTCCGAGGCGTGAACCTCGGATTCCCGCAGAATCACTGA
- the glnD gene encoding [protein-PII] uridylyltransferase produces the protein MSKAISKPASSAKPPFAAKGKAKANDALGEALARHGEELFARVRAGVRGLALGQEHAAFIDSLIGRAYTGAEKRVGALSSFAVAAVGSYGRGAVAMGSDADVRLFTGGRKARAAAEKFAQAFLYPLWDTGLPVGHQVVDIEDALALAHKDLAAATTLLDVRHVCGDRELVERLLARAWDGMFAESALGSLVDRLEEEVGARHTRFGGSLYLLEPEVKSGAGGLRDLDVVRWAARARFRVPTQNTWQELVRLGVLVAREAAEISAAEEFLWNIRNLLHAYAGRKIDRLTFDAQETMSAELGYATAADGEPSPRERAAGAERLMQDYYVHARVVSRAQERMLERARPHKRRAKPVETDVGHGVRMFDGQLTIAGIKELYDEPALALRVYAACVRMRAPILPFAREAIARAAADPVFCEALRASPEAQQIFVDLTCTVAEVPTRRGSMVGELHDVGLLLAMIPEFSPVTGRVHHDVYHVYTVDVHSVAAVDCLSALARGELAHVHPLASRLAAEIARPKPLFLATLLHDVGKGYPDASGSRKNHSASGAELCQVILPRLGLRAEDVAEVCALVLQHLAMYHVATRRDLDDAATVEEFTRLVRGREGLRDLYLLTVADITTTSPTAMTSWKARMLEELYIVGSAHLSGHIGFDEERTRRVREVARPCFQGPTEFFDAFMTSMPERYLLANQPESIAAHARIALEREGRPVHAGIIEAGEPKEGASGDVAELCVVAEDMPGLVARIAAVITAARLEFVEAQVYSRTRSLPDGSSVSEAVDIFWVRGRTDGAEGVKRAMPRLLRDLDDVCRSAISPAELLRSRIGTASPWRERPSPAVPTDIVIDDRASPRHTVIEAFAKDRPGLLYTLAQALHELGLSIVLSKINTEGNKVADVFYVNELDGSKVAPGERFKVIKEVLARAIDSDVSDRPSTAGTGRLVAEQQTPQEQQKNEEA, from the coding sequence ATGTCCAAAGCGATCTCGAAACCCGCTTCCTCCGCGAAGCCACCTTTTGCCGCCAAAGGAAAAGCCAAGGCCAACGATGCCCTCGGCGAAGCGTTGGCGCGTCACGGTGAAGAACTCTTCGCACGTGTGCGCGCCGGCGTGCGTGGACTTGCGCTGGGCCAGGAACACGCCGCGTTCATCGACTCCTTGATCGGCCGCGCGTACACCGGCGCCGAGAAGCGTGTCGGCGCGTTGAGCAGCTTCGCGGTCGCGGCCGTGGGAAGTTACGGGCGCGGCGCGGTCGCGATGGGGAGCGACGCGGATGTGCGTCTGTTCACTGGCGGCCGCAAGGCGCGCGCGGCGGCGGAAAAGTTCGCCCAGGCGTTTCTTTACCCGCTCTGGGATACCGGCTTGCCCGTCGGACACCAGGTCGTGGACATCGAGGACGCACTCGCCCTCGCGCACAAAGATCTCGCCGCGGCGACGACCTTGCTCGATGTGCGCCACGTGTGCGGCGATCGCGAGCTCGTGGAACGCCTGCTCGCCCGCGCGTGGGACGGTATGTTCGCCGAGTCGGCGCTGGGCTCGTTGGTGGATCGCCTCGAGGAAGAAGTGGGCGCGCGCCACACGCGCTTTGGCGGCTCGCTGTACCTGCTCGAGCCGGAGGTGAAAAGCGGTGCGGGCGGCTTGCGCGATCTCGACGTTGTGCGCTGGGCGGCGCGCGCGCGCTTCCGCGTGCCCACGCAGAACACGTGGCAGGAGCTGGTGCGGCTCGGTGTGCTCGTCGCACGCGAGGCGGCGGAGATTTCGGCGGCAGAGGAGTTCCTCTGGAACATCCGCAACCTGCTGCACGCCTACGCCGGGCGGAAAATCGACCGACTGACCTTCGATGCGCAAGAGACCATGTCCGCGGAGCTCGGATACGCGACAGCTGCCGACGGTGAACCATCACCGCGCGAGCGCGCGGCCGGTGCCGAGCGCCTGATGCAAGATTACTACGTGCACGCCCGCGTGGTGAGCCGCGCGCAGGAGCGCATGCTCGAACGCGCCCGCCCGCACAAGCGCCGCGCAAAGCCGGTGGAAACCGACGTGGGCCACGGCGTTCGCATGTTCGATGGACAGCTGACCATCGCCGGCATCAAGGAGCTCTACGACGAGCCGGCGCTGGCTTTGCGCGTCTACGCCGCGTGTGTTCGCATGCGCGCGCCGATCCTGCCGTTCGCGCGCGAAGCCATTGCGCGGGCTGCGGCCGATCCCGTGTTCTGCGAAGCCTTGCGCGCGAGCCCGGAGGCGCAGCAGATCTTCGTCGATCTGACGTGCACCGTGGCCGAGGTGCCCACGCGGCGCGGTTCGATGGTCGGTGAGCTGCACGACGTCGGCCTCCTGCTCGCGATGATTCCCGAGTTCTCGCCGGTCACGGGGCGGGTGCACCACGACGTCTACCACGTGTACACGGTCGACGTTCACAGCGTGGCCGCGGTGGATTGCCTCTCGGCGCTCGCGCGGGGCGAGCTCGCCCACGTGCATCCACTGGCAAGCCGCCTGGCCGCGGAAATCGCCCGCCCGAAGCCGCTCTTTCTCGCCACCTTGCTGCACGACGTCGGCAAGGGTTACCCCGATGCGAGCGGTTCGCGGAAGAACCACTCCGCGAGCGGCGCCGAGCTGTGCCAGGTCATCCTGCCGCGGCTCGGCCTTCGCGCGGAGGACGTCGCCGAGGTGTGCGCGTTGGTGCTGCAGCACTTGGCCATGTACCACGTGGCCACGCGACGCGATCTCGACGATGCCGCGACCGTCGAGGAGTTCACCCGCCTGGTGCGCGGTCGCGAAGGCCTGCGCGATCTGTACCTGCTCACGGTGGCCGACATCACGACGACGTCGCCCACGGCGATGACCTCGTGGAAGGCGCGCATGCTCGAGGAGCTCTACATCGTGGGCTCGGCGCACCTCTCGGGGCACATCGGCTTCGACGAAGAGCGCACCCGGCGCGTGCGCGAGGTCGCGCGTCCCTGCTTCCAGGGACCGACCGAGTTTTTCGACGCCTTCATGACCAGCATGCCGGAGCGTTACCTCCTGGCGAACCAGCCCGAGTCGATCGCCGCGCATGCGCGCATCGCGCTCGAGCGGGAAGGGCGCCCCGTGCATGCGGGCATCATCGAGGCGGGCGAGCCAAAAGAAGGCGCCAGCGGCGACGTGGCCGAGCTTTGCGTCGTCGCCGAGGACATGCCGGGCCTCGTCGCGCGCATCGCCGCGGTCATCACGGCGGCGCGCCTGGAGTTCGTCGAGGCGCAGGTGTATTCGCGCACGCGCTCCTTGCCCGACGGTTCATCGGTCAGCGAGGCGGTGGACATCTTCTGGGTGCGCGGCCGCACCGACGGCGCCGAGGGCGTGAAGCGGGCCATGCCGCGCCTGCTCCGCGATCTCGACGACGTGTGCCGCAGCGCCATTTCCCCCGCGGAGCTTCTGCGCTCGCGCATCGGCACGGCATCGCCTTGGCGCGAGAGGCCGAGCCCGGCGGTGCCCACGGACATCGTCATCGACGACCGAGCCTCGCCCCGGCACACGGTCATCGAGGCCTTCGCCAAGGACCGCCCGGGTTTGCTCTACACCCTTGCGCAGGCGCTCCACGAATTGGGGTTGTCCATCGTGCTCTCGAAGATCAACACCGAGGGCAACAAGGTCGCCGACGTCTTCTACGTCAACGAACTGGACGGATCGAAGGTGGCCCCTGGCGAGCGATTCAAAGTGATCAAAGAGGTACTTGCACGCGCAATCGATTCGGACGTATCGGACAGACCCAGTACCGCCGGCACGGGCCGGCTGGTGGCGGAGCAACAGACTCCGCAAGAGCAACAAAAGAACGAGGAGGCGTGA
- a CDS encoding 1-acyl-sn-glycerol-3-phosphate acyltransferase — protein MTRKRRHASRGPQQGQSAAPPRDGQQPSHQTHQPGTNGTPHPQHQANQVQAQPQANQAHPKKRRRHKPHGATENPAITHERQAMRTGAKPLRGPIPHGSAATLPPDDEAPTESVQFIPHSPSSVPPTPSLRHQTLEFGEYSDFADSADEEEDDDEDGDEQTPTARRPRPEEPELVAAQIRELEAHLDAMIDQASTHVLPNVDDDDDDELRGGPGSNSDDSDPAPTVTSLGTGHSVRNVAGGPETEPTVFDTARELLSTDFYLRKWGRLGMRNRSEEIDDFGYDPVYDSKVRPLFDFLYDRYFRVETIGAGNIPAEGRCLLVANHSGTLPYDGAMIKTAVKREHPQHRDVRWLAEDFIFHFPFLGSFTNRIGAVRACQENAERLLRQEALVAVFPEGVKGIGKLYRDRYRLQRFGRGGFVKLCLRTNTPIVPVVVVGAEEANPMLLRVEYFARALGLPYIPVTPTFPLLGPAGLAPAPTKWKIIFGDLLDVASYGPEAADDELLVGRLAERVRTTIQDMLDKALGERKSVFFG, from the coding sequence ATGACGCGCAAGAGACGGCACGCTTCGCGAGGGCCGCAGCAGGGCCAATCGGCCGCGCCTCCGCGCGATGGGCAGCAACCGTCGCACCAGACGCACCAGCCTGGCACGAACGGTACGCCGCATCCCCAGCACCAAGCCAACCAGGTCCAGGCCCAGCCCCAGGCCAATCAGGCCCATCCCAAGAAACGGCGCCGGCATAAGCCGCATGGGGCCACGGAGAATCCGGCCATCACGCACGAGCGCCAAGCGATGCGCACGGGCGCGAAACCGCTGCGCGGGCCCATTCCGCATGGCTCCGCGGCCACGTTGCCACCGGATGACGAGGCGCCGACGGAGTCGGTGCAGTTCATTCCGCATTCGCCGTCCTCGGTTCCCCCTACCCCGTCGCTGCGTCATCAGACCTTGGAATTTGGTGAGTATTCCGACTTTGCCGATTCGGCCGACGAGGAAGAGGACGACGACGAGGACGGCGACGAGCAAACGCCGACGGCGCGCCGGCCGCGGCCCGAGGAGCCGGAGCTGGTGGCCGCGCAGATCCGCGAGCTCGAGGCGCACCTCGACGCCATGATCGACCAAGCGTCGACCCACGTTCTGCCGAACGTCGACGATGACGACGACGACGAGCTGCGCGGCGGGCCCGGGTCCAACAGCGACGACTCGGATCCCGCGCCCACGGTGACGAGCTTGGGCACCGGCCATTCGGTGCGCAACGTTGCCGGCGGCCCGGAGACGGAGCCCACCGTCTTCGACACCGCGCGCGAGCTGCTCTCGACCGATTTTTACCTGCGCAAGTGGGGCCGCCTCGGAATGCGCAACCGCTCCGAGGAGATCGACGACTTCGGCTACGACCCGGTGTACGACTCCAAGGTTCGTCCGCTGTTCGATTTTCTCTACGACCGCTACTTCCGCGTGGAGACGATTGGCGCCGGCAACATCCCGGCGGAGGGGCGCTGCCTCTTGGTGGCGAACCACTCGGGCACGCTCCCGTACGACGGCGCGATGATCAAGACCGCCGTGAAGCGCGAGCATCCTCAGCACCGCGACGTGCGCTGGCTGGCGGAAGACTTCATCTTCCACTTTCCCTTCCTGGGCTCGTTCACCAACCGCATCGGCGCCGTGCGCGCATGCCAGGAAAATGCCGAGCGCCTGCTTCGGCAGGAAGCACTCGTGGCGGTTTTTCCCGAGGGCGTGAAGGGCATCGGGAAGCTTTACCGCGACCGCTACCGGCTGCAGCGCTTCGGGCGCGGTGGGTTCGTCAAGCTTTGCCTTCGCACGAACACGCCGATCGTGCCCGTGGTGGTGGTGGGCGCCGAAGAGGCAAACCCGATGCTGCTTCGGGTCGAGTACTTCGCGCGCGCCTTGGGGCTGCCGTACATCCCCGTCACGCCGACGTTTCCTCTGCTCGGTCCCGCAGGCCTCGCGCCAGCGCCGACGAAGTGGAAGATCATCTTCGGCGATCTGCTGGACGTCGCGAGCTACGGGCCGGAAGCGGCCGATGACGAGCTCCTCGTGGGGCGCCTGGCCGAGCGTGTGCGCACGACGATTCAGGACATGCTCGACAAGGCGCTCGGCGAGCGCAAGTCCGTGTTCTTCGGTTGA
- a CDS encoding tetratricopeptide repeat protein, with protein MRAFGVLFVASAISLAACGGSKKDPATQAQPAPSAKPVASAATPAVAPPTSEEAGQGIKSFQSGDVAGAKKHFEAAVKKNPKDADALYYLGLVADQAGDKKSAEENYLAALQQRPDLDNAYVNLGALYIEGERINEALLITRQGLQKNAKHPGLHLNLAVGLATKGDVAGATRAFEEATRLAPEDPVFQVTYAHWLVVWKRTDEAAAKLRSARPLAENNVDTLGAIAKEMRLAGAAADCVPTLDKAIAIKDTPELRYERGLCKVALRDEPGSLLDFQMAVAKAPSHADPHYWLAGRYAVLEKWKDVISEYEAYLRLAPSGPFARTAQERIELAKQKSGGAAGGKKTQQGKATPAPKK; from the coding sequence ATGAGAGCGTTCGGGGTGCTTTTCGTAGCTTCAGCGATTTCTCTCGCAGCATGTGGAGGTTCCAAGAAAGACCCCGCCACCCAGGCGCAACCCGCACCGTCCGCCAAGCCGGTCGCAAGTGCAGCCACGCCGGCGGTCGCACCGCCGACGAGCGAGGAGGCGGGGCAGGGCATCAAGTCCTTTCAGAGCGGCGACGTGGCGGGTGCGAAAAAGCACTTCGAAGCCGCCGTGAAGAAGAACCCCAAGGACGCCGACGCGCTCTACTACCTGGGGCTCGTGGCCGATCAGGCCGGCGACAAGAAGAGCGCCGAGGAGAACTACCTGGCCGCGTTGCAGCAACGGCCGGATCTGGACAACGCCTACGTCAATTTGGGTGCACTCTACATCGAAGGGGAGCGCATCAACGAGGCGCTCCTGATCACGCGCCAGGGCCTGCAGAAGAACGCGAAGCATCCGGGGCTGCACTTGAACCTCGCCGTGGGCCTCGCGACCAAGGGTGATGTCGCAGGCGCGACACGCGCCTTCGAAGAGGCGACGCGCTTGGCCCCGGAGGATCCGGTGTTCCAGGTGACGTATGCCCACTGGCTGGTGGTGTGGAAGCGCACCGACGAGGCGGCCGCCAAGCTTCGTTCGGCGCGGCCGCTCGCCGAGAACAACGTCGATACGCTGGGCGCCATCGCCAAAGAGATGCGGCTCGCGGGCGCGGCTGCCGACTGTGTGCCGACATTGGACAAAGCCATCGCCATCAAAGATACGCCCGAGTTGCGCTACGAGCGCGGCCTCTGCAAGGTGGCCCTTCGCGACGAGCCAGGTTCGCTGCTCGACTTCCAGATGGCCGTGGCCAAGGCCCCGAGCCATGCCGATCCGCATTATTGGCTGGCCGGCCGTTATGCCGTCCTGGAAAAATGGAAGGACGTCATCAGCGAATACGAGGCCTACCTCCGTCTGGCGCCCAGCGGTCCGTTCGCGCGGACGGCGCAAGAGCGCATCGAGCTGGCCAAGCAAAAGAGCGGTGGCGCGGCCGGTGGCAAGAAGACGCAGCAGGGAAAGGCCACGCCCGCACCAAAGAAATAG
- a CDS encoding NAD-dependent epimerase/dehydratase family protein, which translates to MASDSKSGQLAATRSRESGRKTALRDTSRGGPVVALTGAASFLGTNVIGLLEEDERVQRIVAIDIKAPSTAGKKTRSYEVDFTQPTAEARLAEVLAAERADIVVHLAFLANPTPASAWAHELESVGTMHVLVAARHAQVRKVVMWSQTLLYGAHPSNPNFLSERHPLRADRHEPFFVDKVEAEAEASKFARRAPGSVVTVLRMAPLLGPTVHNYMTRYLAHRMVPTMMGFDPLLQFLHEVDAIAALKLAIDRDVPGTFNIVGDGVLPLSTVIKLAGRIALPIPHPVAESVCALGWLAQVAEVPPAFLKYLRFLCVADGTKAQKEMGFRPAYTTREALLDFVSAQRLRDVKLLQENVA; encoded by the coding sequence ATGGCCTCTGACTCGAAATCTGGACAGCTTGCCGCTACCCGCTCACGAGAAAGCGGCCGCAAGACTGCGCTCCGCGACACCAGCCGAGGCGGTCCGGTCGTAGCCCTCACCGGCGCAGCGTCTTTTTTAGGCACCAACGTCATTGGCTTGTTGGAGGAGGACGAGCGCGTGCAGCGCATCGTCGCCATCGACATCAAGGCGCCCTCCACGGCAGGGAAAAAGACCCGTAGTTACGAGGTCGACTTTACCCAGCCCACGGCGGAGGCCCGGCTTGCGGAAGTGCTCGCTGCCGAGCGGGCCGACATTGTGGTTCACCTCGCCTTTTTGGCGAACCCTACGCCAGCGAGCGCCTGGGCCCACGAGCTCGAGAGTGTCGGGACCATGCACGTCCTGGTGGCCGCCCGGCATGCGCAGGTCCGCAAGGTCGTGATGTGGTCGCAGACCTTGCTGTACGGAGCACATCCGTCCAATCCGAATTTTCTCTCCGAGCGGCACCCGCTCCGGGCGGACCGGCACGAGCCATTCTTCGTCGACAAGGTCGAAGCGGAGGCGGAAGCGAGCAAGTTCGCCCGACGCGCGCCCGGCTCGGTGGTGACCGTTCTGCGCATGGCGCCGCTTCTGGGGCCGACCGTGCACAATTACATGACGCGCTACCTCGCCCACCGGATGGTGCCCACGATGATGGGCTTCGATCCGCTGCTGCAGTTCCTGCACGAGGTCGATGCGATTGCGGCACTCAAGCTCGCCATCGACCGCGATGTGCCGGGCACCTTCAACATCGTGGGCGATGGCGTGCTGCCGCTCAGCACCGTCATCAAACTGGCCGGGCGCATCGCCCTGCCGATCCCGCACCCGGTGGCCGAATCTGTCTGCGCGCTCGGATGGTTGGCCCAGGTGGCGGAGGTCCCGCCCGCGTTCCTCAAGTATTTGCGCTTCCTCTGCGTCGCCGATGGTACGAAGGCGCAGAAGGAAATGGGATTTCGCCCGGCTTACACCACCCGCGAAGCGCTGCTGGATTTCGTGAGCGCCCAACGACTGCGCGACGTCAAGCTGCTGCAGGAGAACGTGGCATGA